ctcctgagtctcctgggtgattgtagctcagatccagctctctcaggtgtgaggggtttgacctcagagctgaagccagggaagagcAGCCTtgttctgtgactctacagcctgacaacctgcagagagacagacaataactctccaataaataaaaacacctcacGATGAGATGTATTACTTTTATGCAAATGTGACGACTCCAATAAAGATGTTAAGTATTAATTTACACTGTGGAATACCctgtaatactgacctcagtatccccagtttacagtgtggaataccctgtaatactgacctcagtatccccagtttacagtgtggaataccctgtaatactgacctcagtatctccagtttacagtgtggaataccctgtaatactgacctcagtatctccagtttacactGTGGAATACCctgtaatactgacctcagtatccccagtttacacTGTGGAATACCctgtaatactgacctcagtatctccagtttacagtgtggaataccctgtaatactgacctcagtatccccagtttacacTGTGGAATACCctgtaatactgacctcagtatctccagtttacagtgtggaataccctgtaatactgacctcagtatctccagtttacagtgtggaataccctgtaatactgacctcagtatctccagtttacattgtgaatcccccagtccagcagagagcagcttcacccctgaatcttgcaagtcattgtcactcaggtccagctctctcagctgagaggagtttgatctgagagctgaagccaacacttcacagcatgtctctgaGAGTCTACAGCTATTCAGGCTGGAAAAGGAATCGTGTTTAGATAAAAATACATACAGCACACACaggtatataaaaaaaaaaatcaaaataaacacaAAGTACAAAAAGAGAAGCAACATATAATTCAAAAGGAATGTTCCTCATATTCCCTGTCGTGAAGAATACAGTGAAAACTTTCAATTCAATAAACAAATATCTTTGTTTATTGAAACAGTTTAGTGGATCAGGGCTAGATCAATGTACTCAAATGAGCAGATTTTGGAATAATGCGGCTGCTCCTTTGAGTATACTGTGTATTTGGCTACTTGCTGTACATTTTCATAAGTCATACATTCCCAAATCCTGTTTTATATTGTGTCACAGAGCCAGTTTGAATAAGGGCAGAAGAGAGAACATGCTCTAAAATCCATTCATTAAATGGGAAACTTAATTATATCAGTTGTCATTTCCCTGTCCTAGTCAGAAAGACAAAGTTTGTACTTGAGACTCCCCAGCGGAGACCAAACTGCTGTGTAATGACCTTACAGGGTGAGTTACCCTGAGACTCTGTAATATATGCATaagtatttttataaagctctgagcagcgctggggctcagtgatcagcactacagccgaccCAGGGGTTCTAGGGTCAGATCCTtgctggggtgtgtgtgtgttcatgtgggATTTGAACAGTCTCAAGGAGAGctaaagtttttttaaattattatgtttTATATGACTTTTGAATCTCTGACATCATGACTAAAATCCTTATTTTTTGTATTGCTATAAAAAAGTGAGATTTTCCATTAACATCTTTTGTGTGACAATCAAGAAGCAAAATTATACGGAATGTTCCTGTATATTTAAAAGGTAGGAAAACCACCCAGCAGTTCTTTTTAAATTCTGCATATCCACCCACCCATTTCCTGTAACGGCTTGTCCcattcagggttggggggggggggggggtccttagCCTCTCCCAGAGGTTACTGGTGTAAGGTTCACCACCTCCACTCAATATAAAAACGGGGTTCCAGATTATTATGGAACAAAAAAATCCAGCCTAATTATAAATCAATtaatataacataatataataatataatataaatccTTTTATATAATACCATTACAAATGCTCCTTGGATTACGATGCTCTGGGTTACAGTATTTCGGCTTTATGATCCGTAAATGTAtctcactttcagtacattattcagtCAATTACACGAGACATTTCCTTATAAAATaagctttgtgttaatgattttggcCAGCTGTAGACTAATGTAAACGTTTTAAAGGTAGCCTAGGCTAGACTATGATGTCTATTAGGTTAGTGtactgttttaaaatgcatttttgccttGCAGTATTTTTAGGTTTATCAAAATGTAACTCCATCATAATCTGTCGAGAGGCTGTATATATTTCAGACAATGCCAAGCTATTTTTGCCAGTACAGACGTGTCCTCATATCCTCAGCAAGGCACAGATGAGGCCATCAGAGACAGCAGTCTTCAGGAAGCTCCTAGATCTCAGCTCCATCACATGAACACACAGGCTGACAATATCACTCACAAACCACTCATGAACCTCTATATAAATGCACCCTAATTGTTCTGATAAGATATAAAAGCAGTATCATGAATAACATCCATACGTCTTTAGCAACAGATGTATATAAAATCACTTACACAGCTGTCCTAGATTTcttgatcacaggcagcagcctctgaagaccttcatctgatctgatgtatttcttcagatcaaacacatccagctccatatctgacatcagtaacacaaaggccagagctgaccactgtgcaggtgagaggtctgctgctgaaagacttcctgaactcaggtatctttgtacttcctctattagagaaatgtcacccagttcattcagacagtggaacaggttgatggtcctatctggagataaattctcctgtattttctccttgatgtaTTGGGCTGTTTCCTTAATGTTATTTGAGCTGGTTCTTGTCTGGCCCAGTAGCCTTTCTAAGagagtcttactggagtctgttgagaggcccaggaggaagcggaggtagaggtccaagtgtccattcttgctctttaatgcctcatccactgcagtcttcagcaggtcagccGATGAGTTTGATAAAAACAtgtataaagcagcgagatactcctgaatgctcagatgcacaaagcagtacaccttctcctggtACAACCCATACTCCactttaaagacttctgtgcacactccagagtaaactgaagcctCTGTGACATCAATGAcattctctgtcagatcttgcttgtaaaatatgagattgcctttctcaaggttatGAAAAGCCAGTTTACAAAGATTTAAAAGGAATTCCTTATCAGATTCAATGCGTTTAAGCTTGGTTTCACCTTTTTTcatatacttgtcattttttaaactcgCCTGAAAGATCaagaagtgtgtgtacatttctgTCAGGGTCTTCGGAATTTCTCCActgtcagtctcactaaaaagcctctcaagaacagtggctgaaatccagcagaacacaggtatgtggcacatgatgaagaggctccttgatgatttcacatgtgtgataatcctgctagccaggctctgatcactaaatctcctcctgaaatactcctccttctgggcatcactgaaccctcgtatctctgttaCCCGATGGACACACTctggaggtatctgattggctgctgcaggccgggaggttatccagaggagagcggatgaaagcagattccccttaatgaggttagtcaacagcacatccagtaacgttttctttgttacatcaaagcagctctcattgttctgaaaatctagaggaaggcgacactcatccagaccatcaaagatgaacaagactttgtacctaaacagctcagtggattcaagtgatttcagttctgggacaaagtggtgaagcagatcaatcagactgtattcatccttaatcaaattcaggtcccggaaaggaagagcaaatatgaagtgaatgtcctggtttgcttttccttctgcccagtcaagaataaatttctgcacagagactgttttcccgatacctgcgacccctttagtgagtacagttctgataggtgtcacaTGCCCACATAAGGGTTtgaatatatcattgcacttgactgtagtatcttctgttaaccttttcttggatgctgtttcaatctgtctcacttcatgttcatcattaattCCTCCAGTTCCCCCTTTAGtcatgtagagttctgtgtaaatctcattgagaagtgttggctgtccttccttggctttcccttcaaatacacactcagaTTTCTTCTTTAGGTTACATTTGATTTGGTGCTGACATTGTGACAGAAGATGCCCTGAAATTAAATGAGAGAAAAATGCACAAACTTAttttaaaacatgcattttttatcCATATAAgccaaattaaattaattaaacaataaactgaaatgtaatacacatttTTCATAAACAATGTTTTGTGGCATAACACACACTGAATGAGgtacagctcttactcttctccagcatgtcagcgagatcattttgctccatggtcctcaagatgtacagtgtgatcttcagagctccctctctaccacaggtcttctgcatctgaccatcactgtccaggtcactgtcctcctccagctgaggctcagagcattctgggtcattctgatccaggtaccttttgaatttcatcagctcatccttcagaaACATATGAGCTTTTTTCTCCAGTTCCTGAAGTGGACAGTTAGTTTAATTATCACTCCTGGCACcgtatatttttataatttcatTTATGAATTATGCTGCGTTCCAATTGAACTCGTAAATTGGAAATTTCAAATTCCAagtcagaaatttcaactggaacgccCCCTGAGGTCGTAATTCCGACTCGTGAAGTTGGAGGAATTGACACAATCCGgacctcagaattcaaaatGGCTGCACCCTTAATCAgcagaagttaaagctgtagcTTTATGCTGTTTATTAGCAGCAGTTATGTCTTGTCACGCATTAAATCAGTTGTACACACAGTAGTGTCCAACTGCTAATCggtggacatgttgctacgaTATTTTTATGCGCAAAATAACACGTAATGtgttgttatcaactgatattgctaataATGGATAACAATTAATCAGGCTAGAACTGGgacctgtttcagaaagcaggatttcttgcttagctggatatcTAATCAGATTTAAGGTCATCAGGGCTAAATgcaagtgaacaaagataatgCCAGTTAAACTGGGGCACATTAAATACaagaagttatctggctaagcaagaaatcttgctttttgaaacaggtccctggAACTGCTACATTGGCTTTCTGACTTGCTGTACCAGAATGTGCTTAACTTGGGTGAGACGTAATTCCCAAGTCCCACTTCCAAGATAAACAGAACGTGGCATTAGTTGTAAATATCATCCCTTTGACCGGATGAACTACTGTACTTATTGTACATCTGTAGAAGGTGTAtgtcaatttaaataaaaatttatgaaaatatttcagTAATAAATGCACACCTTGAAGATAGATAAGTCTCCTTTATGTGGATATGAATTACATCTTTTCACCTGGTCCctgtgaataaaacaaaaatccatccattaatccatccatccattttaaaattgcccctcggggacaaataaagttttttgaatttGAATCCTCCAGCCACTCATCCCGGtttgggggcagggtggggtgggggggtctatTTCAGACAGCAGAAAACCTAGGATACGGGTTCATCCTGGGGGGGTGGAatctagtccatcacagggcagacacacacagaggctgTCATATGTCATGGAGAATTTAGAAAAGAGCCTAAACATGTTTCTGGACAGCAAGAGGAAACTCTAACCATGTTGGGTAATCCCCTGTAACCACATAAATGGGAAGTCTGGCCCTCTCTCTGTTTAGTTCCACCAGGATCTCTGCCTTTCCCACCATGGTGATGGTCACACCACTGTAGGTCTCCAACATGAGCCTTGTACGTGTAGTAGAATGTGGCTCAGCTTTTCCCTGAATATTTTATCTGCCATGAATGACACCGTGGTGTCAGtgtcagtctccatcctgattgGACGTCCCTCCCCAGAGGTGTGACACCATTGGCTCCCCTTCCTCCTTTTACTCTCAGCACTTTGACCAGTAGCTCCTTCTCTGTGTCAGATTCactgctgctgctctgctcATGCAGTTTCTTATTTGAACATCGCTTGTCTGCTTTCTCTTTCTGTACCATTTACTTGACCCTGTATAATTCCTTTGATTTCTCCCTCTTTGCCTTACAAACTCCCCCCAATGAGTCCATTCTTTCCTGATATGTTGTTGGGTTTGAGCTCTTTAGTCCAGTACTCTGCTGGATGGTATCTCTGCTTCCACAACAGTGACATTCCTTGCTGCTGTCTCTCTGCAGTGTTAAGaaaaggtacaaactggtactcTTTTCTGTCACTGggactgtaccctcaagggtctgccaattgtagcctagctgtaggtaactgTACCTTTcaagatacagaaatggactacAAGGAACATATTTGTACCACTGGGGgtgcattaatgttgtttgtaccttggggatgttcctcagagtccatttctgtaccttaaattagacataaaggtacatttacctacagccaGTGTACAACTGACAGACCATTGAGGGTCCAGctccagtgacaagcaaaggtacaaactgcTGCTCTTCATTCTGACAGTGTGGCTGTCAGAGGCGGCTGCTGCCTGCACCCTGGATGCTGCAGTGAGCTGCTGTGCTTCCTTCTCTACCAGCTCCATGGATGCTGCGTTTTCTATGGCTTTTTGAACGGGGAGGGGGTCTCCTGTAAGCAGGTGCCTCACTCCATAACCCAAACACTAATATATCACACAGCAAGTCATTCAATGTTCAGACATTTTTCTCTGCTCAGACTCATACTGACTAATGGATTCTCCCTCTTCCTGCTTCCTTTTGTGACACCTAAACTGCTTTGCTATTACTAGTTGCTTGGGGTAAAAACATCTCTGTAAAACTTCCACAATTTCAGTGAAATTTCAGTTCCGGTTCTGTGTCTCACTTACACTTTTGGTTCCGTTTAAACTTTGATTGACAAAATCCTTTTCTTACCACTTTAGTTTCACTTTTCAGCACATAAATATCACATTTATTCTGACCTGGATCAGCAAAAATTTACATATCACCTTTGGAAAGCAACTTTCAGTTTTTTTGTCTGACGGCTTAACATGATATACTAGTTAATTAACAGGCGCTGTCCCATTAAACATGGTCAAACTGAAGCCTCAGTCTGAGCAGATCTAATGAGATGTTTAAAATGCACTAAATGTAAATCTACCTTCTAATTCCTGCTGGCAGGAAGTCAGTCTTTACAGTAATCCTCATCCTTTTACCTCAGGTGTAACTTACATAGAACACAGACAGAAATTCTTTAAATTCTCAAAGACAATGGGATGTGCAAAAGGTAAAATATGATGCATTCattgtaaagtttttttttcccctcatagcttgtgtgtgcctgtgtgccttTTGACAGAGTCTACGTTttataaacattgtttatttaaattcatGTTTACCTTTGATCTGATGGAAAAGTTCCCTCTCTGAAGCTGATTGGACAGTGCATTGACCTGTCagtcttcatggaaacacagctgggtgcaggtgagtctgctctctccatcaggacactgcaGTCAAAAAGATCCTCatcaattaaatatatatatgtggaCAGCATCACATTAAATCTTCAGCTGTTTATCCTTCTGCTCTGCCTTCCTGTACTTTGATACGCTGTGAAGCTCTTGATGCAGACAGGCTTGTTTACAGTTCgctttaatgtgaaataaattgtCTGACCTAAAATTAAGATCCCAATATGAAAAGTTTAGTATCATCATTACCTCCACTGCCAGACTTGATTGTTGCTTTTTTCCTGTTTATTGATTTGtttatacattatataaatGTAGCCTTAACTGGGGTtccccacaataaatttcacAGAGTTCCCGATAATAAATTTTGCACACTGCTACCGAATACCGATAACATTTTCTGAACGGAGGGATGTGGAGactaaaacatatttatttttgaatatTCAGAAAATAATCTCGCGCACCAAAGATctcatgaaaaaaaataaatatgcagcAGCGCTACGTGGCAGCAGAGGACACGAGGTTGAAGTTGGCTACTTATTCGCAGATCCTTATTCAGATttttccggtccaccttaaatgcttctttttttttttttttagccattTCTAGAGGCCCCTGCTCCTTCATTTCAAAACGtcccaaaaatctgccattGCCATCTTATAGTAGGTATAACAGAGTGTAAGTAGACTTAtttttggtgaatttttactgtagcattttctCATAATCACCTCCTAAACTTGGCACCAACACTCCATTCTCTATATGGGTCGGATTGCAGTTTTCAGCTATTTCTAGAGGCCGGagtcaccaactccggtcctggagagctactatccagtaagttttctatcctaccaggcttctgatgagccacacctgctcctggtatttacttgagaattagtgtggctcatcagaagccaggtaggatagaaaacttactggatagtagacttccaggactggagttggtgacccctgacctAAGTGATGGGAGTTGTACAAAGTAAAATTTGTTGAACAGTAAAATTTACACTAACCAGTATTCCGACTCTCACTCCCTTACTGTATGTTAGACTCCATGGCaattttaaatgaaagaaaagTGATCTCCACAAATAGCTTAAAAATGCAGTCAAGTCCACAAAGAAAACAATAGAATGCCCTTTTATATTTTAGTAATACTGCATTACAATTTCAAAACAAAGTTATGTCTGCTTCTTATCAAACTTGATCTAACAAACTAATGTCAGATCCactcagagcatgtgagcggagcggagcgtgagcgaggagcggagcggacggaatttggtcagagcgcggagcggttttttaattaaggctggagcggtcgctttgtctcgctccaatttcactcccactacaattctgaggcgtgcccaaatctacccagaattcatctgtacaattatcaagactgttacacaaattggccgagatggaattcgcaaagtatttcacaaaggaaactgataaatcatacaagtgtactattcttatcaaacgtatagatgacaagaatgtacagcaagaacaacaatgtggtgaaactgtttcagtgattaaagattcactttggaatcacttttctcagaaacatgagtgtgctacgcgaacaa
This is a stretch of genomic DNA from Paramormyrops kingsleyae isolate MSU_618 chromosome 7, PKINGS_0.4, whole genome shotgun sequence. It encodes these proteins:
- the LOC111837754 gene encoding protein NLRC3-like isoform X2, with protein sequence MERADSPAPSCVSMKTDRSMHCPISFREGTFPSDQRDQVKRCNSYPHKGDLSIFKELEKKAHMFLKDELMKFKRYLDQNDPECSEPQLEEDSDLDSDGQMQKTCGREGALKITLYILRTMEQNDLADMLEKRHLLSQCQHQIKCNLKKKSECVFEGKAKEGQPTLLNEIYTELYMTKGGTGGINDEHEVRQIETASKKRLTEDTTVKCNDIFKPLCGHVTPIRTVLTKGVAGIGKTVSVQKFILDWAEGKANQDIHFIFALPFRDLNLIKDEYSLIDLLHHFVPELKSLESTELFRYKVLFIFDGLDECRLPLDFQNNESCFDVTKKTLLDVLLTNLIKGNLLSSALLWITSRPAAANQIPPECVHRVTEIRGFSDAQKEEYFRRRFSDQSLASRIITHVKSSRSLFIMCHIPVFCWISATVLERLFSETDSGEIPKTLTEMYTHFLIFQASLKNDKYMKKGETKLKRIESDKEFLLNLCKLAFHNLEKGNLIFYKQDLTENVIDVTEASVYSGVCTEVFKVEYGLYQEKVYCFVHLSIQEYLAALYMFLSNSSADLLKTAVDEALKSKNGHLDLYLRFLLGLSTDSSKTLLERLLGQTRTSSNNIKETAQYIKEKIQENLSPDRTINLFHCLNELGDISLIEEVQRYLSSGSLSAADLSPAQWSALAFVLLMSDMELDVFDLKKYIRSDEGLQRLLPVIKKSRTAVLNSCRLSETCCEVLASALRSNSSQLRELDLSDNDLQDSGVKLLSAGLGDSQCKLEILRLSGCRVTEQGCSSLASALRSNPSHLRELDLSYNHPGDSGVKLLSALLEDSSCKLEKLNVDHSGKCRTRPGVQKYSCQLTLDPNTAHRHLSLSGGNRKVTWGARQPYPNHPERSDCQSQVLCRESLTGRCYWEAEWSGDGALIGVTYKGIGRKGERTNCRLGFNDKSWMLCCNFNSYSVWHNNKQTDITIKPSGSRRVGVYLDWAAGTLSFYRVSSDGLTLLYNVTSSFTEPLYPGFYVYLNSSMTLCMLG
- the LOC111837754 gene encoding protein NLRC3-like isoform X1, coding for MSHLVWISTKMGGAASEVSPNMECNANRTESVLMERADSPAPSCVSMKTDRSMHCPISFREGTFPSDQRDQVKRCNSYPHKGDLSIFKELEKKAHMFLKDELMKFKRYLDQNDPECSEPQLEEDSDLDSDGQMQKTCGREGALKITLYILRTMEQNDLADMLEKRHLLSQCQHQIKCNLKKKSECVFEGKAKEGQPTLLNEIYTELYMTKGGTGGINDEHEVRQIETASKKRLTEDTTVKCNDIFKPLCGHVTPIRTVLTKGVAGIGKTVSVQKFILDWAEGKANQDIHFIFALPFRDLNLIKDEYSLIDLLHHFVPELKSLESTELFRYKVLFIFDGLDECRLPLDFQNNESCFDVTKKTLLDVLLTNLIKGNLLSSALLWITSRPAAANQIPPECVHRVTEIRGFSDAQKEEYFRRRFSDQSLASRIITHVKSSRSLFIMCHIPVFCWISATVLERLFSETDSGEIPKTLTEMYTHFLIFQASLKNDKYMKKGETKLKRIESDKEFLLNLCKLAFHNLEKGNLIFYKQDLTENVIDVTEASVYSGVCTEVFKVEYGLYQEKVYCFVHLSIQEYLAALYMFLSNSSADLLKTAVDEALKSKNGHLDLYLRFLLGLSTDSSKTLLERLLGQTRTSSNNIKETAQYIKEKIQENLSPDRTINLFHCLNELGDISLIEEVQRYLSSGSLSAADLSPAQWSALAFVLLMSDMELDVFDLKKYIRSDEGLQRLLPVIKKSRTAVLNSCRLSETCCEVLASALRSNSSQLRELDLSDNDLQDSGVKLLSAGLGDSQCKLEILRLSGCRVTEQGCSSLASALRSNPSHLRELDLSYNHPGDSGVKLLSALLEDSSCKLEKLNVDHSGKCRTRPGVQKYSCQLTLDPNTAHRHLSLSGGNRKVTWGARQPYPNHPERSDCQSQVLCRESLTGRCYWEAEWSGDGALIGVTYKGIGRKGERTNCRLGFNDKSWMLCCNFNSYSVWHNNKQTDITIKPSGSRRVGVYLDWAAGTLSFYRVSSDGLTLLYNVTSSFTEPLYPGFYVYLNSSMTLCMLG